Proteins from a single region of Harpia harpyja isolate bHarHar1 chromosome 14, bHarHar1 primary haplotype, whole genome shotgun sequence:
- the NUP85 gene encoding nuclear pore complex protein Nup85 isoform X2 yields the protein MEDMHQAAISTRDPALHSQYSTQVSILSAMELIWNLCEILFVEAAAAGPLLLRLLDWVRLHVCDVDNMVREVLSSENPSKHELFWNVVDVFVLQGRMDEARHLLSKEASANPASVNMYKILDDLMKKMPVPSLGNTQTLTEMELKWQHWHEECQRYLQDGTFASNSHMESICKILLGDEDAILEKKELMTTWYHFLVTRLLYSHPTVKPMELRFYAQSSMDLFLGGESSPEPLDTILMAAFEFEMHQVIKECSIALSNWWFVAHLTDLLDHCKLLQSHNLYFGSNMREFLLLEYASGLFSHHSLWQLGVDYFDHCPEYGRVYLELHIERIPLNTEQKALKVLRICEQRQMHEQVRSICKIMAMKALRNNRLGSALSWSIRAKDAAFATLISDRFLKDYCERGCFSDLDLIDNLGPSMLLSDRLTFLGKYREFHRLYGEKRFSEAAKLLLMLMTAHIAPCSFWMTLLTDALPLLEQKEVIFSAEQTYELMRCLEDLTAGKLDKQKFQDDDVETMKVEMLRLALARNLARVIVKEGTLEGS from the exons CTGGTCCCCTTCTGCTTCGCCTCCTTGACTGGGTTCGACTTCATGTCTGTGATGTGGACAACATGGTCCGTGAAGTTCTGAGCAGTGAAAATCCATCGAAACACGAGCTCTTCTGGAACGTG GTGGATGTCTTTGTGCTGCAAGGCCGAATGGATGAAGCACGGCACTTGCTCTCCAAGGAAGCCAGTGCCAATCCCGCGTCGGTGAACATGTACAAAATCTTGGATGACTTGATGAAGAAGATGCCCGTGCCCAGT CTTGGCAACACTCAGACACTGACTGAGATGGAGCTGAAATGGCAGCACTGGCATGAAGAATGTCAGCGGTATCTACAGGATGGAACTTTTGCGTCCAATTCCCACATGGAATCCATCTGCAAG ATCCTGCTGGGAGATGAGGATGCCATACTGGAGAAAAAGGAACTCATGACTACTTGGTACCACTTTCTGGTTACCCGACTCCTGTATTCCCATCCAACTGTGAAGCCAATGGAACTGCGGTTTTATGCACAG TCTAGTATGGACCTATTCCTGGGTGGAGAAAGCAGCCCTGAGCCTCTAGACACGATTTTAATGGCAGCCTTTGAATTTGAGATGCATCAAGTGATCAAGGAATGCAG CATTGCCCTGAGCAACTGGTGGTTTGTGGCTCATCTGACTGACCTGCTGGATCACTGTAAACTCCTGCAATCTCACAATCTCTA tTTTGGTTCAAATATGCGTGAATTCCTTCTGCTAGAGTATGCTTCAGGACTCTTCTCCCATCACAG ccTGTGGCAGCTGGGGGTAGATTATTTTGACCACTGTCCAGAATACGGCAGGGTATATTTGGAGCTTCATATTGAGCGGATACCTCTTAACACAGAACAGAAGGCCCTCAAAGTGCTGAGGATCTGCGAGCAGAGACAGATGCATGAACAAG TTCGTAGCATCTGTAAAATCATGGCCATGAAGGCTCTGCGGAACAATCGCTTGGGCTCTGCCCTGTCGTGGAGCATCAGAGCTAAGGATGCGGCTTTTGCTACACTAATATCCGATCG ATTCCTTAAGGACTATTGTGAAAGGGGTTGCTTCTCTGACTTAGACCTCATTGATAATTTGGGACCATCCATGCTGCTTAGTGACCGGCTAACATTTCTTG GCAAGTACCGAGAATTCCACCGGCTGTATGGGGAGAAGCGGTTCTCTGAAGCTGCCAAGTTGCTTTTGATGTTGATGACGGCTCACATTGCTCCTTGCTCCTTCTGGATGACCCTGCTGACAGATGCCCTTCCCCTGCTGGAGCAGAAAGAG GTCATATTTTCAGCAGAGCAGACTTACGAGTTGATGCGATGCCTAGAAGACCTGACGGCAGGGAAGTTGGATAAGCAGAAATTCCAG GATGACGACGTCGAGACTATGAAAGTGGAAATGCTGAGACTTGCTCTTGCACGAAATCTTGCACGAGTCATTGTCAAAGAAGGCACGTTGGAAGGATCTTGA